The sequence CGGTGGCGGTCGAGCGCCGGACGGCGACGAACGCGACCCGCGTGCCGTCGGGGGAGATGCGCGGCGCCTGGTAGTCGTGATCGGCGTCGTCGGCCAGCGTCCGGCGCTCGCCGGAGGCGACGTCGACGGCGACCAGGGTCTGCCGCTGCGCGCCGCCCGGCCCGACCACCTGCCACTGCGCGACGGCGGTCCGGCCGTCCGGCGTGACGTCCCAGGTGCACACGTCGTGCAGGGCGAGCCCGGCGTGGCCGGTCAGGTCCCGCAACGGCAGCGCGGCGTCGCCGTCGGCGAGGTCCCCGGCCAGCAGGCGGGTGGCCGCCGGCCCCAGGTCGTGGTCCCAGTACCGCACCGGGTACTGCTCGTGCAGGATCGCCGAGACCCCGGCCTCCTTACGCGTGGCGCGTGCCTTCTCGTCGGCGGCCGGGTCCGCGGACGAGGGCAGCAGCGGCGATCCGAGCAGCACCGTCCCGCCGACGCCGGCCACGACCCGGCTCACGCCGCCGGGCGGGGCGGCCAGCACGTGGGCGTCGCCACCGGCGGGCTGGCGCCAGAGCGCGGTCACCGGCTCCCTGTCCGGGTCGCCGCCGGGCCGGGGCCGGGCCGAGGTGAACAGCAGGTCACCGCCGGGCGTGAAGCCGGCCGGCGACTCGCCGGCGTCACTGCGGGTCAGCCGCCGGGCGGGGCGCTCACCGGCCGGATCCACCTCCCAGATCGAGGTGCGGTAGGCGGTGTTGTCGCGGTGCGGCGTGCCGACGCCGACGACCAGCCGGCGGCCGTCGGGTGACAGGCGCAGATTCTCCAGGCGGGGCAGAGCGACGTACGCGTCAAGGTCGGCGAAGACGTCCTGGGCATCCATGGTCATCCCTCTTCCTACCATTGGCCGGTGCTCGCCGGGCTGCCCGCGGGCGGGCCGCGCCGGGCCACCGGCCCGGCCCTTGACCAGTGACGCGGCGGCGGTCACGGCCCGGCCTTCGAGGTTCGCCGGAACGGGCGCGCAACGGCCGTTCCCGCGCAGATAGTGAGGGGACAGCGGATGCCACCGGCGTGACTTCGGAGGAGACATGGCCGCGCAGAACTGGTTCGCCGATCGCAGTGTCAACACCAAGGTGCTCGGCGCGGTCGGCGTGGCCGCCCTGGTGGCGGTGCTGGTGGGCATCACCGGGTTGATCGGCATGGCGCGGGCCAGCGACGCCGCCGAACTGATCTCCACCAGCAACATCGCCAGCGTCAGGGCGGTCGGACAGTTGCAGACGATGGCGGAGAAGACCCAGTCGGACTCCTCGAACCAGGCCCTGTCGCCGGACGCGGCGGTGAGCAGACGGTTCGCCGACGCGGTCACCGCCGACGTGCAGGGCTTCGACGACGCGCTGGCCGCGTACCGCGCCAGCGATCCGGCCGGGGCGCCGGCCGCCATCGACGCGTTGGAGTCGGCCTGGGACCAGTACGCCGGCCTGGCCCGGGGCACGCTGCTGACGCTCGGCACGGCCAACCGGCTGCGGGAGTGGTCGGCGGTGCGGGACACCCAGAGCCAGCCGTTGCTGGCACAGGTCAACGACCGGCTGCAGGAGCTGACGGCGGCCGAGAACGCCGACGCGGTGAAGAACTCCGAGGGGGCCAAGAGCGCCTACCACGTCAGCCGCAACCTGTCGCTGGCGATGCTGATCGCCGGGCTCCTGCTGGCGCTGGGGCTGGGCCTGCTGGTGGCCCGGCGGATCGTGCAGTCGCTGACGCGGGTGCGCATCGTCTGCGAGGCGCTCGCCGCGAACGATCTGACCCTCTCGTGCGGCCTGACCTCCCGGGACGAGCCGGGCATGATGGGCCGGGCACTCGACACCGCGATCGCCAACCTGCGGCAGACCGTGGGCACCATCGAGCAGAACGCCGCCTCGCTGTCCAGCGCCTCCGAGCAGCTGACCGCCACCGCGGCGCAGATCGCCTCGTCCGCGCAGGAGGCGGCCACCCAGGCGCAGTCCGTCTCGGCCGCCGCCGAGGAGATCTCCCGCAGCGTCGACACGGTGTCGGCGGGCAGCGTGCAGATGGGCGCGTCGATCGGCGAGATCTCGCAGAACGCGGCCGAGGCCGCCCGGGTCGCCGCCGAGGCGGTCAGCATCACCGCGTCGACCTCCGGCACCATGCGTAAGCTCGGCGAGTCCTCCGCCGAGATCGGCAACGTGGTCAAGGTGATCACGTCGATCGCCGAGCAGACCAACCTGCTCGCCCTCAACGCCACCATCGAGGCGGCCCGGGCCGGGGACGCGGGCAAGGGCTTCGCCGTCGTGGCGTCCGAGGTGAAGGACCTCGCGCAGGAGACGGCGCGGGCCACCGAGGACATCGCCCAGCGGGTGGAGGCGATCCAGGCGGACGCCGGCGGCGCGGTCTCGGCGATCGAGCAGATCTCCCAGGTGATCTCCAAGATCAGCGACTACCAGACGACCATCGCGTCGGCGGTCGAGGAGCAGACGGCCACCACGACCGAGATGGGGCGCAGCGTCTCGGAGGCGGCGACCGGCACGAACGAGATCGCCCAGGGCATCACCGGGGTGGCGTCGGCGGCCGAGGCGACCAGCCGGGGCGTGGCCGACACCAGGCAGGCCACCACCGAGCTGGCGCAGATGTCCCAGCAGCTGAGCGGGCTGGTCGGCGGCTTCCGCCGGTGAGGCGCGCCGGCCGCCCCGATCGCGCGGTGCGCCCGGCGCCCGGCGGGGTCGGTTGGTGCCCGGCCGCGCCCCGCTCCGGATTGGACGCCCGTCAGCCGTGCCGGTGGCGGGTGCGCAGGCCGGCCCACAGCAGCAGCACGCTGAGACCGATCAGGGCCGGCTCCAGCGCGAAGGCGGCGACCAGTCCGTGCCGGTCGGCCAGCGCGCCGAGCAGGTACGGCGAGGCGCCCGACACCAGCCCGGCGATCAGCTGGGTGCGCGCGTTGGCCCGGTCCTCGCGGCCGGCGGCGGCGTCCAGGGTCAGCGCGAGCCCGAGCGGATAGAGGTTCGCGATGCCCACCCCGCAGGCGAACAGGCCGAGGACGGCCAGGACCGGGCGGCCGGTCAGCCAGAACAGGGCGAAGCCGGCGCCGGTGACGGCCAGCGACGCGTACAGCACGGTGGCGGCGCGGCCGGGGCGGCGGGTGAGCCGCGCGCCCAGCAGACGACCGGACAGGATGCCGAGATAGTTGGCGCTGAGCGCGGTGCTCGCGGTGGCGGCGGACAGGCCGGTGCGCAGCAGCATCTGCGGCCCGAAGTACACCAGGCAGAACTCGATCGCCGTGCCGGCCGCGGTCAGCACGGCGAGCAGCCAACAGGCCGCCGGCAGCCCGCCGCCCGCGGTGGCGGCGTGGCGCGGTGGCGCGGCCGGCAGCGGCTCCCGGCGGTAGCGCAGGTAGAGCACCGCGAGGACGAGCACCGGCAGCGCGAACGTGGCCCGCCAGCCCAGCGCGCTGGCCGCCAGCGCGCCGAGCACCAGCGGGGCGAGCACCGCGGAGGCGCCGGCGCCGATGTTGGCCTCGGTCAGGGCCTGGTCGCGCCGGCTGCCGTGCCGGTCGGACAGCACCGCCTGCAGCACGGTCAGCAGCGTCGTCCCGGCCAGGCCGAACACCGCGGCGCCGAGCAGGGTGCCCGGCACGCCGCCGCCGAGCGTGAACAGGCCCGCGCCGGCGGTGGTGGCCAGCGCCGAGCCCCACAGCAACGCGGTGCGGCTCAGGCGGCGCGTCAGCCCGGCGAAGCCGGCCCCGGCCAGGGCCGCGCCGGCCGCCCAGAGCACCTCGTAGACGCCCAGCAGCGTGTAGGAGAACCCCAGCTCGGCGCGGAGCAGGGTGAGGGCGGGGCCGAACGCGTACAGCCAGAAGGTGAAGCAGCCCAGCGTGGCGTAGGACAGCACGGTGGGCGCGTCGCGGACGAACACGGTGCGTTCCGGGTCTTCTGTGTATCGATACACAAGTAGAGTCTGCGGCATGGAACGCTCCGCCACCACCGCCCGGCCCCGGCCGACCATGCGCGACGTGGCCCGTGCCGCCGGCGTCTCGCCGATGACCGTCTCCTACGCCTACTCCCAGCCCGAGCGGGTCTCCGCCGAGGCCGCGGCGCGGGTGCACGAGGCGGCGCGGCAGCTCGGCTACCCCGGGCCGCACCCGGCGGCCCGCTCGCTGCGCCGCGGCCGGGCCGGCTCGCTCGGCGTCGTGCTCGGCGAGCGCCTCAGCTACGCGTTCGACGATCCGCAGGCGGCACGTTTCCTGGCCGGGGTATCCGACGTCTGCGCCGCCGAGGGCGTCGGGCTCACCCTGGTGCCGATCACCGGCGCGCCGTCCGACGCCCAGCGGGTCGCCCAGGCCGCCGTCGACGGCTTCGTGGTCTGGACCACCAGCGACGACGACCCGGTCCTGGACGCCGTCGCCGCCACCGGCCTGCCCGCGGTCGTCCACGCCGGCCCGCACGGCCGCGACATGCCGGTGATCGGCATCGACGACCGGGCCGCCGCGGCGGCGATCGGCCGGCTGGCGTTCGCCCGGGCCCGGCGTCCGCTCGTGCTCGGCTTCCCGCTGGACCGCCACCGCGAGCGCCGCCTGCTCACCGGCGACGAGCAGGTGGCGGTCCGGTTCCCGGTGACCCGGCACCGGTGGGAGGGCTTCCGGGACGCCTGGACCCGGGCCGGCCATTCGCCCGCGCGGCTGCGGCTGGCGGTGTGCCCGGTCAACCACATCACCGAGGGCCAGACGTTCACGTCCGAGCTGCTGCGCGGCAGCGACCCGCCGGACGCCATCGCCGCGATGAGCGACGAACTGGCGCTCGGCGCGCTGCAGGCCGCCGCGAACGCCGGCCGGCACGTTCCCGGCGACCTGACGGTCACCGGCTGGGACGACAGCGACGCGGCCGCCTCCGCCGGGCTGACCACGCTGGCCCAGTCGCTGCGCGAACAGGGCGCGCAGTGCGCCCGCGCGGCGCTCGGCCGCCCGGCCGGCACGGCGGTCCAGCACGGCTGGCGGATCGTGGTGCGCACCACGGCCGGATCAGCCGGCAGCCCCCCGGAGAGCCGGCCCGCCGATCCCGGGTGACCTCCACCGTGGCCGGTCACCGGCCGCCGGCTCGAAGCCGGCAACCCGGCGTGGACCCGATCGCGCATCCGTCCTCCCCGGACCGCGCGGCGCAGCACCCCGGTGTGGCCGGTGCCCGAAACACCGGCGCGGCGCCGCCGGAACACCGCGACCTTCTGGGGCGCCGGCATCCGGGCCGCGGGACCGTCCACCGCGGCGCGCGCTTCGATAGTGGTGAATCGCGGCACTTCCTCTTGCTCCCCGCGCGGCCCGCAAGGTGGAGTCGGCGGATGGCTCTGATCGCGTACGACGACATGGACGCGGCGGCGTTCGCGGAGACCCGGCACCTGCGGGACGACGACCTTGCCACCTGGCGCGCGGCGATCGGCCGGTACTTCCGCCCCCGGCCCGGGATGCGCCTGCTCGATCTGGGATGCGGCACCGGCAGCTGGACGCGGGCATTCCGTGCCTGGTGGCCGCGGGTCGAGGTGGTGGCGGTGGAGCCCGCGGCGGCGATGCGCGAGCGCGCCGTGATCAGGCCGGTGCTGCCCGGCGCCGCCGACGACATCCCGCTCGCCGACGCGAGCCTGGACGCCGTCTGGCTCTCCACCGTCATCCATCACCTTCCCGACCTTCCGGCGGCGGCCCGGGAGATCCGACGGGTGCTGAAGCCGGGCGCGCCGGTGCTGATCCGGTCCGCGTTCGCCGGCCGGCACGAGGCGATCAGCCTGTTCCGCTGGTTCCCGGAAGCCGTCGAGGTGCTCGACCGCTATCCGAGCATCGCCGGGGTCGAGGCCGCGTTCGCCACCGCCGGATTCACCACCGCGGGCTGCGAACCCGTTCCGCAGGTGTCCGCCCGATCGCTGGCCGAGGCCGCCGCGGGGCTCCGGCGTGCGGCGCACACGCCGCTGCAGCTGATCAGCGACGAGGCGTACGCGGCCGGGGTCGCGCGGCTGAACGAGGCCGCACGCACCCGGTCCGGGCCGGTCGTCGACGCCCTCGACCTGCTGGTGCTGCGGTGAACGGCACCGGGACCGGCCGCGGCTGACGACGGCGTCCGCGTCACGGGTCGGCGCGGGGATAGCGAAGGTACGGCCGCCGCCGCGCCTGGAACGCGGCCAGCTCCGCCGCCCACGCCCCGGTCACGTCATCGGCCGTCGCCCCGGCATCGATCATGGTGCGCAGCCGGGCGGAGCCGGTGAGCAGGTCGATCCAGTGCCGGGCCCCGTCCGCGCGCCAGGCGAACCCCGGCTCCCGGCGCGCCTCGACCAGCATGGCGACCGCCGTGCGGATCGGGTCGTACGCGGTCCGGTCGGTCACCTTCACCTCGACCCCGGCGCACAGCCGGCCGGTGAACCCGTGGAACGCCGGGGTGAAGTAGGCCTCCCGGAACTCCACGCCGGGCAGGTCGAGCGCGGCCAGCCGGTCGCGCCAGCGGTAGTCCATGCCGGGCCCGCCGATCAGCTCGAACGGCCGGGTGGTGCCGCGCCCCTCGGACAGCGACGACACCCCCTCGACCATGCCGGTGCCGGGGTAGACGAGCGCGGTGTCCGGAGTGGGCACGTTCGGGCTGGGCAGCACCCAGGGCAGATCCGTGTCGGCGGCGTACAGCCCCCCGTGCCAGCCCCGGCAGGAGATCACCTCCAGGCGCACCGGCCGTCCGGCCTCGGCGGGCAGGAACTCGCCGTTGTAGAAACGGGCCAGCTCGCCGACGGTCATCCCGTGCTGCTGCACGATCTCCAGCCGGCCGACGCCGGAGGTGAAGCCGCCGGTCATCATCGGCCCGTACGCCCGGCCGCCGATCGGGTTGGGCCGGTCCAGCACCAGGTAGCGCAGCCCGAGCCGGGCGGCGGCGGCCATCGAGTCGTACAGGGTGTAGATGTAGGTGTAGAAGCGGGCGCCGATGTCCTGGATGTCGAAGACGACCGTGCGCACCCCGGCCGCGGTGAACATCCGCGCCCATCGCGCCGGCGAGGCGCGGTAGGCGTCGTGGACGGTCAGCCCGGTGCGCGCGTCGGTGCCGGTGCCCTCGCTGCCGCCGGCCTGCGCCGAGCCGCGGAAGCCGTGCTCGGGACCGAAGACCCCGCCGATGGTGACGCCGCCGGCGTGCATCCGGTCGATCAGGTGGCGGTACTCGCGGTCCACGGCGGTCGGGTTGGCGACCACGCCGACGCGCTCGCCCCGGACCGCGGCCCAGTCGTCGGCGGCGAGCCGGTCCAGGCCGGTGCGCACCGGGACGCGGGGGAGCGGGCCGTGCTCCGGCACCGCGGCGGCCAGCCGCGCCGGGCCGGTCGGTTCGGGCGGGCCCGTCGGTTCGGCCGGGCGGGTCAGCCGCGCCGTGCCGGTCAGCCTGACCCCGGCGGTCAGGCCGGCCCCGGCGGTCAGGCCCGCCGCCAACAGCCCGCGGCGGTTCACCCGGCGCTCCGGGCCGGGCCGCGGCCGGGCGGGTGGTGGTCCGCCGTCATCCCCGGGTCGCCGGTCGTCATCCGGCCCTGTCCGACGCTGGGCGCCGCCGACGTGGAGCGCCGGCGGCGGAAACCGTCACCCGCAGGGTGGTCCGGGCGAGCGAAGTGACGGCTCGAATGCTCATGGTGACTGAAAGTAGTCTGATCATGGCGTGGTGGCAATGATCTTCGTTCCTTCCGCGAGTCGCGGGAGACGCCTGCGCCGCTTCGGAGCGGCTGCTGGGGGCTGCCTGCGCCGCTTCGGACCGGTTGCTGGGGGCTGCCTGCGCCGCTTCGGACCGGTTGCTGGGGGCTGCCTGCGCCGCTTCGGACCGGCTGCTGGGGGCTGCCTGCGCCGCTTCGGACCGGCTGCTGGGAGGCGCTG is a genomic window of Actinoplanes teichomyceticus ATCC 31121 containing:
- a CDS encoding methyl-accepting chemotaxis protein; this translates as MAAQNWFADRSVNTKVLGAVGVAALVAVLVGITGLIGMARASDAAELISTSNIASVRAVGQLQTMAEKTQSDSSNQALSPDAAVSRRFADAVTADVQGFDDALAAYRASDPAGAPAAIDALESAWDQYAGLARGTLLTLGTANRLREWSAVRDTQSQPLLAQVNDRLQELTAAENADAVKNSEGAKSAYHVSRNLSLAMLIAGLLLALGLGLLVARRIVQSLTRVRIVCEALAANDLTLSCGLTSRDEPGMMGRALDTAIANLRQTVGTIEQNAASLSSASEQLTATAAQIASSAQEAATQAQSVSAAAEEISRSVDTVSAGSVQMGASIGEISQNAAEAARVAAEAVSITASTSGTMRKLGESSAEIGNVVKVITSIAEQTNLLALNATIEAARAGDAGKGFAVVASEVKDLAQETARATEDIAQRVEAIQADAGGAVSAIEQISQVISKISDYQTTIASAVEEQTATTTEMGRSVSEAATGTNEIAQGITGVASAAEATSRGVADTRQATTELAQMSQQLSGLVGGFRR
- a CDS encoding class I SAM-dependent methyltransferase yields the protein MALIAYDDMDAAAFAETRHLRDDDLATWRAAIGRYFRPRPGMRLLDLGCGTGSWTRAFRAWWPRVEVVAVEPAAAMRERAVIRPVLPGAADDIPLADASLDAVWLSTVIHHLPDLPAAAREIRRVLKPGAPVLIRSAFAGRHEAISLFRWFPEAVEVLDRYPSIAGVEAAFATAGFTTAGCEPVPQVSARSLAEAAAGLRRAAHTPLQLISDEAYAAGVARLNEAARTRSGPVVDALDLLVLR
- a CDS encoding MFS transporter, with the protein product MYRYTEDPERTVFVRDAPTVLSYATLGCFTFWLYAFGPALTLLRAELGFSYTLLGVYEVLWAAGAALAGAGFAGLTRRLSRTALLWGSALATTAGAGLFTLGGGVPGTLLGAAVFGLAGTTLLTVLQAVLSDRHGSRRDQALTEANIGAGASAVLAPLVLGALAASALGWRATFALPVLVLAVLYLRYRREPLPAAPPRHAATAGGGLPAACWLLAVLTAAGTAIEFCLVYFGPQMLLRTGLSAATASTALSANYLGILSGRLLGARLTRRPGRAATVLYASLAVTGAGFALFWLTGRPVLAVLGLFACGVGIANLYPLGLALTLDAAAGREDRANARTQLIAGLVSGASPYLLGALADRHGLVAAFALEPALIGLSVLLLWAGLRTRHRHG
- a CDS encoding LacI family DNA-binding transcriptional regulator, whose translation is MERSATTARPRPTMRDVARAAGVSPMTVSYAYSQPERVSAEAAARVHEAARQLGYPGPHPAARSLRRGRAGSLGVVLGERLSYAFDDPQAARFLAGVSDVCAAEGVGLTLVPITGAPSDAQRVAQAAVDGFVVWTTSDDDPVLDAVAATGLPAVVHAGPHGRDMPVIGIDDRAAAAAIGRLAFARARRPLVLGFPLDRHRERRLLTGDEQVAVRFPVTRHRWEGFRDAWTRAGHSPARLRLAVCPVNHITEGQTFTSELLRGSDPPDAIAAMSDELALGALQAAANAGRHVPGDLTVTGWDDSDAAASAGLTTLAQSLREQGAQCARAALGRPAGTAVQHGWRIVVRTTAGSAGSPPESRPADPG
- a CDS encoding exo-beta-N-acetylmuramidase NamZ family protein → MNRRGLLAAGLTAGAGLTAGVRLTGTARLTRPAEPTGPPEPTGPARLAAAVPEHGPLPRVPVRTGLDRLAADDWAAVRGERVGVVANPTAVDREYRHLIDRMHAGGVTIGGVFGPEHGFRGSAQAGGSEGTGTDARTGLTVHDAYRASPARWARMFTAAGVRTVVFDIQDIGARFYTYIYTLYDSMAAAARLGLRYLVLDRPNPIGGRAYGPMMTGGFTSGVGRLEIVQQHGMTVGELARFYNGEFLPAEAGRPVRLEVISCRGWHGGLYAADTDLPWVLPSPNVPTPDTALVYPGTGMVEGVSSLSEGRGTTRPFELIGGPGMDYRWRDRLAALDLPGVEFREAYFTPAFHGFTGRLCAGVEVKVTDRTAYDPIRTAVAMLVEARREPGFAWRADGARHWIDLLTGSARLRTMIDAGATADDVTGAWAAELAAFQARRRPYLRYPRADP